A region of Streptomyces sp. TG1A-60 DNA encodes the following proteins:
- a CDS encoding tyrosine-type recombinase/integrase, with amino-acid sequence MTTPHPASSRRTRSRANGDGTVYQRKDGRWEAAGYVLAPGNTRKRVRVYGTTRKEALAKLTEKIAASNLGLPVAAADSTVSAYLTYWLNGVAVHQVRENTHTRYAACVRLHLIPGLGAKKLARLTARDVRTFLDGLRATCQCCAQGRDTARRQCCAIGQCCDKRLSPLTVTYVHSVLKSALEHAVREDDLPRNVARNIKTPAPRPRRFKPFTASEARRFLHAASGDRMHALYELALRTGLRKGELLGLHWEDLDLEVGTASIHRSLQRTPTGGLTILHTKTRASERRIALPTECINSLKTHQERQQEERRVAGTAWSDNRLVFTTPTGGPLDPANLTRRFDRIVNRAGLRHIRFHDLRHSTATLLLEQGVDLVVIKELLGHAHIGVTAGVYAHVRLRLQRQAIDSLGEALG; translated from the coding sequence ATGACCACGCCGCACCCCGCCTCATCCCGCCGCACCCGCTCCCGCGCCAACGGCGACGGAACCGTCTACCAGCGCAAGGACGGACGGTGGGAAGCCGCCGGGTACGTCCTCGCCCCCGGCAACACCCGCAAGCGCGTCCGCGTCTACGGCACCACCCGTAAGGAAGCCCTGGCCAAGCTCACCGAGAAGATCGCCGCCAGTAACCTCGGCCTGCCCGTCGCGGCAGCCGACAGCACCGTCAGCGCGTACCTGACGTACTGGCTCAACGGCGTCGCCGTCCACCAGGTACGGGAGAACACCCACACTCGCTACGCCGCCTGCGTCCGCCTCCACCTCATACCCGGCCTCGGGGCCAAGAAGCTCGCCCGGCTCACCGCCCGCGACGTCCGCACCTTCCTCGACGGGCTCCGCGCCACCTGCCAGTGCTGCGCCCAGGGAAGGGACACGGCCCGGCGGCAGTGCTGCGCCATCGGCCAGTGCTGCGACAAACGGCTCTCCCCACTGACCGTGACCTACGTCCACTCGGTTCTCAAGTCCGCACTGGAGCACGCCGTCCGCGAAGACGACCTGCCCCGCAACGTCGCCCGGAACATCAAGACCCCCGCACCCCGCCCTCGGCGCTTCAAGCCCTTCACCGCGAGCGAGGCCCGGCGGTTCCTCCACGCGGCCAGCGGCGACCGGATGCACGCTCTCTACGAGCTCGCCCTCCGCACCGGACTCCGCAAGGGCGAACTCCTCGGGCTGCACTGGGAAGACCTCGACCTCGAAGTTGGCACCGCAAGCATCCACCGCTCGCTCCAGCGCACCCCCACCGGCGGCCTGACCATCCTGCACACCAAGACCCGCGCCTCGGAACGCCGCATCGCCCTCCCGACCGAATGCATCAACTCCCTCAAAACCCACCAGGAACGACAGCAGGAAGAGCGCCGAGTCGCCGGGACTGCCTGGTCAGACAACAGGCTCGTCTTCACGACCCCGACCGGCGGCCCTCTCGACCCCGCCAATCTCACCCGCCGCTTCGACCGAATCGTCAACCGGGCCGGGCTCCGCCACATCCGCTTTCACGACCTCCGACACTCGACCGCCACCCTCCTCCTGGAACAAGGCGTCGACCTCGTCGTCATCAAGGAACTGCTCGGCCACGCCCACATCGGCGTCACCGCTGGCGTCTACGCCCACGTTCGGCTCCGCCTCCAACGCCAGGCCATCGACTCCCTCGGCGAAGCCCTCGGCTAG
- a CDS encoding helix-turn-helix domain-containing protein, whose product MTAQTPAAPRQGPSTPEDLLTVPQVMDRLQLGRSAVYDLLRTRQLASITLGRARRIPAHALTDFIRARLEQEAAA is encoded by the coding sequence ATGACGGCGCAGACACCCGCCGCGCCCCGCCAGGGGCCCAGCACGCCAGAGGACCTGTTGACGGTGCCGCAGGTCATGGACCGCCTCCAACTCGGCCGCTCCGCCGTCTACGACCTGCTCCGCACCCGCCAGCTCGCCTCGATCACCCTCGGCCGCGCCCGCCGCATCCCCGCCCACGCGCTGACCGACTTCATCCGTGCCCGCCTTGAACAGGAAGCCGCCGCCTGA
- a CDS encoding transposase family protein — translation MTKNQPAEGPRDVVYQVRLPLSKRTIDLVADLIRQRRNRMRSVWRKAEPGKQAVIVLAVLRHDQRLADMAGGNQVGESTVRRWVKEVVKLLAARAPRLDRACKKIARSGGVVVLLDGTLIRTHRRTGRDDRKNYSGKHKAHGLLFLAVTDEKGNLIWISAAKPGRSSEITTARHNKITGHLREAGLGALADLGFVGLDDKPEDDPVIITGRKATRNHKLTVAEREANRLVSRERAANEHGFANLKSWRILTKLRTDTRQATTLLRALLVLANSEVQR, via the coding sequence GTGACCAAAAACCAGCCCGCCGAGGGCCCTCGGGATGTTGTCTACCAGGTCCGCCTCCCGCTGTCGAAGCGGACCATCGATCTCGTCGCCGACCTGATACGCCAACGCCGCAACCGGATGCGCTCTGTCTGGCGCAAGGCCGAACCCGGTAAGCAGGCCGTCATCGTGCTCGCCGTACTCCGTCACGACCAGCGCCTGGCCGACATGGCCGGCGGCAACCAGGTCGGCGAATCCACCGTCCGCCGCTGGGTGAAGGAAGTCGTCAAGCTGCTGGCCGCCCGCGCCCCGCGCCTGGACCGCGCATGCAAGAAGATCGCCCGCAGCGGCGGGGTCGTGGTCCTCCTCGACGGCACCCTGATCCGCACCCACCGCCGCACCGGGAGGGACGACCGGAAGAACTACTCCGGCAAACATAAGGCCCATGGCCTGCTGTTTCTCGCTGTCACCGACGAGAAGGGCAACCTGATCTGGATCTCCGCGGCCAAGCCCGGCCGGTCCAGCGAGATCACCACCGCCCGCCACAACAAGATCACCGGACACCTGAGGGAAGCCGGCCTCGGCGCCCTGGCCGACCTCGGCTTCGTCGGCCTCGACGACAAGCCCGAAGACGACCCGGTGATCATCACCGGCCGCAAGGCCACCCGCAACCACAAGCTGACCGTCGCCGAGAGGGAAGCGAACCGCCTGGTCAGCCGCGAACGCGCCGCCAACGAACATGGCTTCGCGAACCTCAAGTCATGGCGGATCCTGACCAAACTCCGCACGGACACCCGGCAGGCGACCACGCTCCTGCGGGCCCTGCTCGTTCTGGCGAACAGCGAAGTACAGCGCTGA
- a CDS encoding NUDIX domain-containing protein, producing the protein MARTEYYDDPNAPRPNSMVVAASAVVTDDHGRILLQRRRDNDLWALPGGGMDLTDSLPGTAVREVKEETGLDVEITGLVGTYTDPKHIIAYTDGEVRRQFNVCFTARITSGQLEISDESTELRFVPPEEIEQLPMHHTQRLRLQHFMEHREIPYLG; encoded by the coding sequence GTGGCCCGCACCGAGTACTACGACGACCCGAACGCGCCCAGGCCGAACAGCATGGTCGTCGCCGCATCCGCCGTCGTCACCGACGACCACGGGCGCATCCTCCTCCAGCGCCGCCGCGACAACGACCTGTGGGCCTTGCCCGGCGGAGGCATGGACCTCACCGACTCCCTGCCCGGCACAGCCGTCCGTGAAGTCAAGGAAGAGACCGGCCTGGACGTAGAGATCACCGGCCTGGTCGGCACCTACACCGACCCGAAACACATCATCGCCTACACCGACGGCGAGGTCCGCCGCCAGTTCAACGTCTGCTTCACCGCCCGCATCACCAGCGGCCAACTGGAGATCTCCGACGAGTCCACCGAACTCCGGTTCGTGCCACCCGAAGAGATCGAGCAGTTGCCGATGCACCACACCCAACGACTCAGGCTCCAGCACTTCATGGAACACCGTGAAATCCCCTACCTGGGCTGA
- a CDS encoding group II intron maturase-specific domain-containing protein, producing the protein MGACPETSGPLIRGWANYYGRFYRSALYPLFDRINTYLLRWIRKKYRMGMKQALRRLTEGHARRPKYFAHWTWVAPTG; encoded by the coding sequence TTGGGTGCCTGTCCGGAAACTTCGGGGCCCCTCATCCGGGGATGGGCGAACTACTACGGGCGTTTCTATCGCTCGGCGCTATACCCGCTGTTCGACCGCATCAACACCTACCTGCTGCGGTGGATCAGGAAGAAGTACCGGATGGGGATGAAACAAGCCCTGCGGCGGCTGACCGAGGGCCATGCGCGCCGTCCGAAGTACTTCGCTCACTGGACCTGGGTGGCCCCGACGGGCTGA
- a CDS encoding IS3 family transposase (programmed frameshift), producing the protein MAPPSKYSPEFREEAVQIALRSGKTISEVARDLELNSETLRGWVKKYQKQQEPAPDAELTVNERARLRELERRNRELEMENSFLKKAAGVLREGSPVASKYEFIDEMRLDTEEYAYSVNFMCGRLGVSRSGYYDWRSRPESATAQRREDLKLLIEKAFDMSDSTYGHRRIQAQLHRWGVAAGVELVRRLMRELGLVPCQPRPKRFNLTQAAAGQVPDLVGRAFTADAPGEKLVGDITYIATGEGWLYLATVIDCCTKEVIGYAMDDHYQTPLISRAIRNAARNRNLSAGAIFHSDRGSNYMSAEFGKTLDRFGLRRSSGRTGICFDNAMAESFFGALKNERVSRVTYLTREAARQDVTRYIEFWYNRKRLHSAVGYRPPREVHAEYEKLRIAA; encoded by the exons GTGGCGCCACCCAGTAAGTACTCGCCGGAGTTCCGCGAGGAAGCCGTCCAGATCGCGTTGAGGTCAGGCAAGACGATCTCCGAAGTCGCCCGGGATCTTGAGTTGAACTCGGAGACTCTACGCGGCTGGGTGAAGAAGTACCAGAAGCAGCAGGAACCGGCCCCTGATGCGGAACTGACGGTTAACGAGCGGGCGCGCCTGAGGGAACTCGAACGACGTAACCGTGAGCTGGAGATGGAAAATTCTTTCCTGAAAAAAGCCGCAG GCGTACTTCGCGAAGGATCCCCGGTAGCAAGTAAGTACGAGTTCATCGACGAGATGCGACTCGACACCGAGGAGTACGCATACAGCGTCAATTTCATGTGCGGTCGGCTCGGCGTATCCAGATCCGGCTACTACGACTGGCGCTCCCGCCCGGAATCCGCGACAGCCCAGCGGCGCGAAGATCTGAAATTGCTCATCGAGAAGGCCTTTGACATGTCCGACAGCACCTACGGGCACCGGCGCATCCAGGCCCAGCTGCATCGCTGGGGCGTTGCCGCAGGCGTGGAGCTGGTCCGCCGCCTCATGCGCGAACTGGGCCTGGTGCCCTGCCAGCCACGCCCGAAGAGGTTCAACCTCACTCAGGCTGCGGCCGGCCAGGTGCCAGACCTCGTCGGCCGCGCCTTCACCGCGGATGCGCCCGGTGAAAAGCTCGTCGGCGACATTACCTATATCGCGACCGGGGAAGGCTGGCTGTACCTCGCGACGGTCATCGACTGTTGCACGAAAGAAGTGATCGGCTACGCGATGGACGACCACTACCAAACTCCGCTGATATCCAGGGCGATCCGCAACGCGGCACGGAACAGGAACCTCTCGGCCGGCGCGATATTTCACTCGGACCGTGGCAGCAACTACATGTCAGCCGAGTTCGGGAAGACGCTCGACCGGTTCGGGCTCCGCAGATCTTCCGGTCGCACCGGGATCTGTTTCGACAACGCCATGGCCGAATCATTCTTCGGTGCCCTGAAGAATGAGCGCGTATCAAGGGTGACTTACCTGACCCGCGAAGCCGCCCGGCAGGACGTCACTCGCTACATCGAATTCTGGTACAATCGCAAACGCCTCCACTCGGCGGTGGGCTACCGCCCTCCGCGCGAAGTCCACGCCGAGTACGAGAAGTTGCGAATCGCCGCGTGA